One genomic region from Mycobacterium basiliense encodes:
- a CDS encoding aldehyde dehydrogenase family protein, whose translation MTTESVAPKAQELETVEAAAAPAAGKSDASKPTDVAATVARLRRTFATGCTRSVEWRKQQLLQLQRLMEENEDEIAKALAEDLDRNPVEAFIADIATTTAEAKYAVKRVRRWMRRKYVLLEAPQLPGRGWVQYEPYGTVLIIGAWNYPFYLTLGPAVGAIAAGNAVILKPSEIAEASSHLMAELVPRYLDRDAIAVIEGDGMVSQELIAQGLDRVMFTGGTEIGRKVYQGAAPHLTPVTLELGGKSPVIVTADADIDVAAKRIAWIKLLNGGQTCVAPDYVLADATIRDELVDKIGVAVNRFRAQDDPNGLRIVNQRQFDRLSGYISAAEADGRGKVAVGGKCAASSLRIQPTVVVDPDPNGPLMSNEIFGPILPVLTVKSVDEAIAFVNSRPKPLSAYLFTRSRETRERVIQEVPAGGMLVNHLAFQVSTAKLPFGGVGASGMGAYHGKWGFDEFSHRKSVLTKPTRPDLSSFIYPPYTERAFKLARRLF comes from the coding sequence ATGACCACCGAATCGGTTGCACCTAAAGCTCAGGAACTCGAGACCGTAGAGGCCGCAGCCGCACCCGCCGCGGGCAAGTCCGACGCTTCGAAGCCAACCGATGTCGCCGCAACAGTGGCCCGACTACGCAGGACATTCGCCACCGGCTGTACCCGCAGTGTCGAGTGGCGCAAGCAGCAACTGCTGCAGTTGCAGAGGTTGATGGAAGAGAACGAGGACGAGATCGCCAAGGCGCTCGCCGAGGATCTGGACCGCAACCCGGTTGAGGCATTTATCGCCGACATCGCAACCACGACCGCCGAAGCGAAGTACGCAGTGAAGAGGGTGCGCCGGTGGATGCGCCGCAAATACGTGCTGCTCGAGGCGCCACAGCTGCCCGGCCGTGGCTGGGTCCAGTACGAGCCCTATGGCACGGTGCTCATCATTGGTGCGTGGAATTACCCGTTCTATTTGACGCTGGGTCCTGCGGTCGGGGCGATCGCCGCCGGAAACGCCGTCATCCTCAAACCCTCGGAAATCGCCGAGGCGTCATCGCATTTGATGGCTGAGTTGGTGCCGCGCTATCTCGACCGCGACGCGATCGCGGTGATCGAGGGTGACGGCATGGTCAGCCAGGAGTTGATTGCGCAGGGCTTGGACCGGGTGATGTTCACCGGCGGTACCGAGATCGGTCGCAAGGTGTACCAAGGCGCAGCGCCTCATCTGACTCCGGTCACGCTCGAGCTCGGCGGGAAGAGCCCGGTGATCGTCACCGCCGACGCGGACATCGATGTCGCGGCCAAGCGGATCGCCTGGATCAAACTACTCAACGGCGGCCAGACCTGCGTGGCCCCCGACTACGTGTTGGCCGATGCAACGATTCGCGACGAACTCGTGGACAAGATCGGTGTGGCCGTCAACCGGTTCCGCGCTCAGGATGACCCGAACGGGCTGCGCATCGTCAACCAGCGCCAGTTCGACCGACTGAGCGGTTACATCAGCGCTGCCGAAGCCGACGGCAGGGGCAAGGTTGCCGTCGGTGGCAAGTGCGCGGCGTCGAGTTTGCGCATTCAGCCGACTGTCGTCGTGGACCCCGACCCAAACGGCCCACTGATGTCAAATGAGATTTTCGGGCCGATCCTGCCGGTGCTCACCGTCAAGTCGGTGGATGAGGCGATCGCGTTCGTGAACTCGCGGCCCAAGCCATTGTCGGCCTACCTGTTCACCCGCTCGCGGGAAACCCGCGAGCGGGTGATCCAGGAGGTGCCGGCGGGGGGCATGCTGGTCAACCACCTTGCTTTCCAGGTGTCGACTGCCAAGCTGCCGTTTGGTGGCGTCGGCGCTTCGGGCATGGGTGCTTATCACGGCAAATGGGGATTCGATGAGTTCAGCCACCGCAAGTCGGTGTTGACCAAACCGACCCGCCCCGACCTGTCGAGCTTCATCTACCCGCCCTACACCGAGCGGGCCTTCAAGCTGGCTCGCAGGCTGTTCTAG
- a CDS encoding DNA-3-methyladenine glycosylase family protein encodes MEIERTITFAGAAGFGHCLAPLRRGRGDPCFRVPGDGSIWRTSLLASGPVTARISRCAPDAAHCAVWGSGAQEFVETLPALLGADDDASDFVPQHPTVVAAHRRLPHLRVGRTGRVLEALIPAVIEQRVPGAEAFRSWRLLVTRFGTPAPGPAPVGMRVPPSADAWRAVPSWEFHRANVDPGRARTVAGCAQRAASLERLASRTAVQAREALVSLPGVGVWTAAETVQRAFGDADAISVGDYHIPKMIGWTLLGRPVDDAGMLELLEPMRPHRHRVVRLLEASGLAREPRRGPRLPVQNIGSL; translated from the coding sequence GTGGAGATAGAGCGCACGATCACGTTCGCTGGGGCGGCGGGGTTCGGGCACTGCTTGGCGCCCCTTCGCCGGGGCCGCGGGGATCCGTGCTTTCGGGTCCCGGGGGACGGCTCCATCTGGCGGACCAGCTTGCTGGCGTCGGGACCCGTCACCGCCCGGATCAGCCGCTGTGCACCTGATGCGGCCCATTGCGCGGTCTGGGGCAGTGGTGCCCAGGAGTTTGTCGAGACGTTGCCCGCGCTACTTGGTGCCGACGACGACGCGTCGGACTTTGTGCCGCAGCATCCGACCGTTGTTGCCGCGCACCGACGGCTGCCCCATCTGCGGGTGGGCCGCACCGGGCGGGTGCTGGAAGCCCTGATTCCGGCGGTCATCGAGCAGCGGGTTCCCGGTGCGGAGGCGTTTCGGTCCTGGCGGCTATTGGTCACGAGGTTTGGGACCCCGGCCCCCGGTCCGGCACCGGTCGGGATGCGGGTGCCGCCGTCTGCCGATGCGTGGCGAGCGGTCCCGTCCTGGGAGTTTCACCGCGCCAATGTGGACCCGGGGCGGGCGCGCACGGTGGCGGGTTGCGCGCAGCGGGCGGCCTCGCTGGAGCGGTTGGCGTCGCGCACCGCGGTGCAGGCCCGGGAAGCGCTCGTGTCGCTTCCCGGCGTGGGGGTGTGGACTGCCGCCGAGACCGTGCAACGGGCGTTTGGTGACGCCGACGCGATCTCGGTGGGTGACTACCACATTCCGAAAATGATCGGCTGGACGCTGCTGGGCCGTCCGGTCGATGACGCCGGCATGCTCGAACTGCTGGAACCCATGCGCCCGCACCGCCACCGGGTGGTGCGGTTGCTCGAAGCCAGCGGGCTGGCCCGCGAACCTCGCCGTGGCCCGCGGCTGCCGGTGCAGAATATCGGTTCGCTGTAG
- a CDS encoding chloride channel protein gives MSKRRPNTQHPREAPAASAGGRFGASIRNAGYLRKWFLLGIIIGAIAGLGAVVFYLALRYTGEFLLGYLADYHIPTPVGEGGNRGSTSFVRPWAIPLITTGGALVSAFIVAKFAPEATGHGTDEAIEAVHTNPRAIRGRAVLVKMVASALTIGSGGSGGREGPTAQISAGFCSLLTRRLGLSDEDGRIAVALGIGAGIGAIFAAPLGGAVLAASITYRDDFDYQNLLPGFITSGTAYAVLGAFMGFDPLFGYIDAEYRFEKAGPLLWFVVIGVVAAAAGYLYARIFHASVALTRRLPGGPVLKPAIGGLLVGLLGLLIPQILSSGYGWAQLASDRGALMGIPLWIVVVLPIAKIVATSLSIGTGGSGGLFGPGIVIGAFVGAAIWRLGELSGLPGVPDAPGIFVVVAMMTCFGSVSRAPLAVMIMVAEMTGSFSVVPGAILAVGIASLLMSLTNVTIYEAQRLNRETAEAERAERSAAGD, from the coding sequence GTGAGCAAACGGAGACCTAACACCCAACACCCAAGGGAGGCCCCGGCCGCGTCGGCGGGCGGACGGTTCGGGGCATCGATTCGCAATGCGGGTTACCTCCGCAAGTGGTTCCTGCTTGGCATCATCATCGGCGCCATTGCGGGGCTCGGAGCGGTCGTCTTTTATCTCGCTCTGAGATACACCGGCGAGTTTCTGCTCGGCTATTTGGCCGACTACCACATACCGACTCCGGTGGGTGAGGGCGGCAACCGCGGATCCACCAGTTTTGTGCGTCCGTGGGCGATCCCGCTGATTACTACCGGCGGAGCGCTGGTGTCGGCGTTCATCGTGGCCAAGTTTGCGCCGGAAGCCACCGGTCACGGCACCGACGAAGCCATCGAAGCGGTCCACACCAATCCGCGGGCCATCCGCGGCCGGGCGGTGCTGGTGAAAATGGTGGCCAGCGCCTTGACGATCGGCTCGGGTGGTTCCGGCGGGCGGGAAGGCCCTACGGCGCAGATTTCTGCCGGTTTCTGTTCGTTGCTGACGCGTCGGCTGGGGCTGTCCGACGAGGACGGCAGGATCGCGGTGGCGCTGGGCATCGGCGCGGGTATCGGTGCCATTTTCGCCGCACCGCTGGGTGGCGCGGTGCTGGCCGCCTCGATCACCTACCGCGATGACTTCGACTACCAAAACCTGCTGCCCGGTTTTATCACTTCGGGAACGGCATACGCGGTGCTCGGCGCCTTCATGGGCTTCGATCCGCTGTTCGGCTACATCGACGCCGAGTACCGCTTCGAGAAGGCGGGGCCGCTGTTGTGGTTCGTGGTGATCGGCGTGGTCGCCGCCGCCGCGGGCTACCTCTACGCACGGATATTCCATGCGTCGGTGGCACTGACTCGCCGGCTTCCCGGCGGACCAGTGCTCAAACCGGCCATCGGCGGTCTGCTGGTCGGGTTGTTGGGACTGTTGATTCCCCAGATCTTGAGCAGCGGCTACGGCTGGGCACAGCTGGCCTCCGATCGGGGTGCACTCATGGGAATCCCGTTGTGGATCGTCGTCGTTTTGCCGATCGCCAAGATCGTTGCGACGTCGCTGTCGATCGGCACCGGGGGCTCCGGTGGATTGTTCGGACCTGGAATCGTGATCGGCGCCTTCGTGGGCGCGGCAATCTGGCGGCTCGGTGAGCTGTCCGGCTTACCGGGGGTACCCGACGCACCGGGAATCTTTGTTGTGGTGGCGATGATGACCTGCTTCGGCAGCGTCTCGCGCGCCCCGCTGGCGGTGATGATTATGGTCGCTGAGATGACCGGCTCGTTCTCGGTGGTGCCGGGTGCCATTCTGGCCGTCGGGATCGCTTCGCTGCTGATGTCGCTGACCAACGTCACCATCTACGAGGCGCAGCGCCTGAATCGTGAGACCGCCGAAGCCGAACGCGCGGAAAGATCGGCCGCGGGCGACTGA
- a CDS encoding pirin family protein, translated as MPAVTADTITLPRLGLPGPGDTERRVRSITSGPRGYEGEGFPVVRAFAGVSTTALDPFVHMDQMGEVEYQPGEPRGTDWHPHRGFETVTYMIDGKFAHQDSHGGGGLITDGATQWMTAGSGILHIETPPVDTINSGGTFHGIQLWVNLPRKDKFAPPRYQAIEGGDVRLVASGDGGALVRIIAGEIDGYRGPGITHTPITMAHATIERGARLSIPWQRDFNSLVYVLSGHGVVGPLGHPIRQGQLAVLGSGDRIGLAAESTPDRYRGTMFDVLLLGGRPIREPVVHYGPFVMNSRAEIIEALEDYRTGKFRSIPQNALMPHQSDGTLR; from the coding sequence ATGCCCGCAGTAACCGCAGACACAATTACCTTGCCCCGCTTGGGGTTGCCGGGTCCGGGCGACACCGAACGACGGGTGCGATCGATCACGTCCGGCCCGCGTGGCTACGAGGGTGAAGGCTTTCCGGTCGTACGGGCGTTCGCCGGCGTCAGCACCACCGCACTGGACCCGTTCGTGCATATGGACCAGATGGGCGAGGTGGAGTACCAGCCCGGAGAGCCGCGCGGCACCGACTGGCATCCGCATCGCGGTTTCGAAACCGTCACATACATGATCGACGGAAAATTCGCGCACCAGGATTCGCACGGCGGTGGTGGCCTGATCACCGATGGTGCAACACAGTGGATGACCGCCGGGTCCGGCATACTACACATCGAAACTCCGCCTGTCGATACCATAAATAGCGGCGGCACATTTCACGGCATTCAGTTGTGGGTGAATTTGCCGAGGAAAGACAAGTTCGCGCCACCGCGGTACCAGGCAATCGAAGGCGGCGATGTCAGGTTGGTCGCTTCGGGTGACGGCGGGGCGCTGGTCCGCATTATCGCCGGTGAGATCGACGGCTACCGCGGACCTGGAATCACCCACACGCCGATCACGATGGCGCACGCGACGATCGAACGTGGTGCACGGCTTAGCATTCCGTGGCAGCGTGATTTTAATTCGTTGGTGTATGTTCTCTCTGGTCACGGCGTTGTGGGTCCGCTCGGGCACCCCATCCGCCAGGGTCAATTGGCCGTGCTGGGCAGCGGGGATCGGATTGGCCTGGCCGCCGAGTCCACGCCCGATCGGTATCGCGGAACGATGTTTGACGTGCTGCTACTGGGTGGGCGACCGATCCGGGAGCCGGTCGTTCATTACGGACCCTTCGTGATGAACTCCCGCGCCGAAATCATCGAGGCACTCGAGGACTATCGAACGGGCAAGTTCCGTAGCATCCCACAAAACGCGCTGATGCCACACCAAAGCGATGGGACACTTCGATAA
- a CDS encoding class I SAM-dependent methyltransferase: MTDLDDLRSVRTDGDSWNITESVGATALGVAAARAVETASPNPLVRDEFAAILVSPAGPAWTQLADPDIAWLDGDRHGQRLHRIGCDYQAVRTHFFDEYFEAAVGTGIRQVVILAAGLDSRAYRLRWPSGTVVYEIDQPKVLEYKAGILQSHGVVPTAIRRAVAVDLRDDWLAALTDAGFDPTRPTAWLAEGLLAYLPSDAQDRLFEVLTAHSVSGSQVAVEAFNMSTKGNTHRWNRMRDRLGLDVNIEALTYHEPGRADAGEWLVDHGWQVHGVGNIEEMARLGRPVPEDLSDEAITTTLLRAALTD, from the coding sequence ATGACTGATCTCGACGACCTTCGCTCCGTGCGCACCGACGGCGACAGCTGGAACATCACGGAGAGTGTGGGCGCCACCGCGTTGGGTGTCGCGGCCGCTCGTGCCGTGGAAACTGCCAGCCCCAATCCGTTGGTCCGTGACGAGTTCGCCGCCATCCTGGTGTCGCCGGCCGGCCCGGCATGGACCCAATTGGCCGACCCCGACATCGCCTGGCTGGACGGCGACCGGCACGGCCAACGGCTGCACCGGATCGGCTGTGACTACCAGGCGGTGCGGACGCATTTCTTCGATGAGTATTTCGAGGCCGCGGTGGGCACCGGAATCCGGCAAGTGGTGATCCTTGCCGCCGGACTGGACTCGCGGGCCTACCGGCTGAGGTGGCCGTCGGGCACGGTGGTCTATGAGATCGACCAACCAAAGGTGTTGGAGTACAAGGCAGGGATTCTCCAATCACACGGCGTGGTTCCGACGGCGATACGGCGTGCGGTGGCAGTGGATTTACGCGACGACTGGCTGGCCGCGTTAACGGACGCCGGCTTCGACCCGACCCGACCGACCGCCTGGCTGGCCGAAGGGTTGCTGGCCTACCTGCCCAGTGACGCCCAGGATCGACTTTTCGAAGTGCTCACGGCGCACAGCGTGTCCGGCAGTCAAGTCGCTGTCGAGGCGTTCAACATGAGCACCAAAGGCAATACGCACCGCTGGAATCGCATGCGTGATCGTCTCGGCCTTGATGTCAACATTGAAGCACTGACCTATCACGAGCCCGGTCGTGCGGATGCGGGCGAATGGCTGGTCGACCATGGCTGGCAGGTGCATGGCGTGGGCAACATCGAAGAGATGGCGCGGCTTGGCCGGCCGGTCCCCGAGGATTTGTCCGACGAGGCGATCACGACGACGCTGCTACGAGCGGCACTCACTGACTGA
- a CDS encoding TetR/AcrR family transcriptional regulator, producing the protein MPIMATRRPGRPPATKADDTRRRIVRAARQVFSERGYDGATFQSIAVRADLTRPAINHYFDSKRTLYREVMAQTNELVVAAGMERARHENTLIEQIAAFIKVAMDADAKNPCTAAFLATAVLESQRHPELKQGQNDAVSISRGYLLSAVSDAIERGELNTDVEAGPLAEALLLVLCGVGFYAGFVGSYREMEDIIAALGQLMGGTLWRPRA; encoded by the coding sequence ATGCCGATCATGGCCACACGCCGTCCGGGGCGTCCTCCAGCCACAAAAGCTGACGACACCCGAAGGCGCATCGTCCGCGCCGCTCGTCAGGTATTCAGCGAACGCGGCTACGACGGGGCGACCTTCCAGAGCATCGCGGTGCGCGCCGATCTGACGCGCCCGGCGATCAATCACTATTTCGATAGCAAGCGGACCCTCTATCGGGAAGTGATGGCGCAAACCAACGAACTTGTGGTTGCCGCTGGGATGGAGCGGGCTCGACACGAGAACACGCTGATCGAGCAGATTGCGGCATTCATCAAGGTGGCCATGGACGCCGACGCCAAGAATCCTTGCACCGCAGCGTTTCTGGCGACCGCGGTGTTGGAGTCGCAGCGTCATCCGGAACTGAAGCAGGGGCAGAACGACGCGGTAAGTATCAGCCGCGGCTACTTACTCTCGGCCGTCAGCGATGCCATCGAGCGGGGAGAACTCAATACCGACGTCGAAGCCGGTCCACTGGCCGAGGCCTTGTTGCTGGTGCTGTGTGGGGTGGGTTTCTATGCCGGCTTTGTGGGCAGCTACCGGGAGATGGAGGACATCATCGCGGCGCTGGGCCAGTTGATGGGTGGCACGCTGTGGAGGCCGCGGGCCTAG
- a CDS encoding class I SAM-dependent methyltransferase, with amino-acid sequence MPRTADDSWDIATSVGATAVMVALARAAETATDSPLIRDEFAEPLVSTPELAEVREQVAVWWAPEPNDDGVEADPDFTVDSQQMIDYQAVRTHFFDAYFVEATAAGIRQVVILAAGLDSRAYRLDWPANTTVYEIDLPKVLEYKEQTLASHGAIPIADRRSVPVDLRHDWPKALRDAGFDPTRPTAWLAEGLLPFLPAAAQHAMFASVDTLSGPGSRVAVEIFGVDDGRRREAEQKWAQLRARREARGESTSFDPFDLWFNDEGRPDPARWFATHGWVTESVEADEETVRLGRTPPLADRPFANRFVTAAKR; translated from the coding sequence ATGCCGCGCACCGCGGACGACTCCTGGGACATCGCGACCAGCGTCGGAGCGACCGCGGTCATGGTCGCGTTGGCCCGTGCCGCCGAGACCGCCACCGACTCTCCGCTGATCAGGGATGAGTTCGCCGAGCCGCTGGTCTCCACGCCCGAGCTGGCGGAGGTACGGGAACAGGTTGCCGTCTGGTGGGCTCCGGAGCCGAACGACGATGGGGTCGAGGCGGACCCCGATTTCACCGTCGACTCCCAGCAAATGATCGACTACCAGGCGGTACGCACCCACTTCTTCGACGCCTACTTCGTCGAGGCAACCGCGGCCGGAATTCGGCAAGTGGTGATCCTGGCCGCCGGTCTTGACTCCCGGGCCTACCGGTTGGATTGGCCGGCCAACACCACCGTGTACGAGATCGATCTGCCCAAGGTGTTGGAATACAAGGAGCAGACGCTGGCCAGTCACGGCGCCATCCCGATCGCAGATCGACGATCGGTGCCCGTCGACTTACGCCACGACTGGCCCAAAGCACTGCGTGACGCCGGTTTCGACCCGACCCGCCCCACGGCCTGGCTGGCCGAGGGTCTGTTGCCGTTTCTGCCGGCGGCCGCGCAGCACGCCATGTTCGCATCGGTCGACACCCTGAGCGGACCGGGCAGCCGGGTGGCGGTGGAGATTTTCGGGGTCGACGACGGGCGGCGTCGGGAGGCTGAGCAGAAATGGGCCCAGCTGCGTGCCCGGCGGGAGGCGCGCGGCGAGTCCACCTCGTTCGACCCGTTCGACCTGTGGTTTAACGACGAAGGCCGGCCTGATCCTGCCCGGTGGTTCGCCACGCACGGATGGGTCACCGAATCGGTGGAGGCGGACGAGGAGACGGTGCGCCTGGGTCGTACGCCGCCGTTGGCGGATCGGCCGTTCGCCAACCGCTTCGTGACAGCGGCCAAGCGGTGA
- a CDS encoding class I SAM-dependent methyltransferase translates to MRTHDDTWDIRTSVGATAVMVAAARAVETNQPDALIRDPYAKLLVTNANAGVIWEAMLDEEMVAKVEALDAETAATVAHMRGYQAVRTNFFDTYFAGAVAAGVRQVVILASGLDSRAYRLDWPAGTTVYEIDQPQVLAYKSATLAEHGVTPTADRREVRIDLRQDWPVALRAAGFDPTARTAWLAEGLLMYLPAEAQDRLFTQIGELSAAGSRIAAETAGNHADERRQEMRERFRKVAEALGLEQTIDVHELIYNDPDRAVLADWLNEHGWRAAGQNASDEMRRVGRWVEGVPMADDKQAYSEFVTAERL, encoded by the coding sequence GTGCGTACCCATGACGACACCTGGGACATCAGAACCAGCGTCGGCGCCACCGCAGTCATGGTGGCTGCGGCTCGGGCCGTCGAGACCAATCAGCCCGACGCGCTGATCCGCGACCCGTACGCGAAGTTGCTGGTGACCAACGCGAACGCCGGGGTCATCTGGGAAGCGATGCTCGACGAGGAGATGGTGGCCAAGGTCGAGGCTCTCGACGCCGAAACCGCCGCCACCGTCGCCCACATGCGTGGTTATCAGGCGGTGCGGACGAACTTTTTCGACACCTACTTTGCCGGCGCGGTGGCCGCCGGGGTACGGCAGGTGGTGATCCTGGCGTCGGGACTGGATTCCCGCGCCTACCGGCTCGACTGGCCGGCCGGCACCACCGTGTATGAAATCGATCAGCCGCAGGTGCTGGCCTACAAGTCGGCAACGCTGGCGGAACACGGCGTAACTCCCACGGCCGATCGCCGCGAAGTGCGCATCGATTTGCGTCAGGACTGGCCGGTCGCCCTGCGTGCCGCCGGCTTCGACCCCACCGCGCGGACCGCGTGGTTGGCCGAGGGTTTGTTGATGTATCTGCCCGCGGAGGCTCAAGATCGGCTGTTCACCCAGATCGGTGAGCTCAGTGCCGCGGGTAGCCGTATCGCCGCCGAAACCGCCGGCAACCACGCCGATGAGCGGCGACAAGAAATGCGGGAGCGATTCCGGAAGGTCGCCGAGGCGCTCGGTCTGGAACAGACCATCGATGTACACGAGCTGATCTACAACGACCCGGATCGAGCCGTTCTCGCTGACTGGCTCAACGAGCACGGCTGGCGGGCGGCCGGCCAAAACGCGAGCGACGAAATGCGCCGGGTGGGGCGTTGGGTCGAGGGCGTGCCTATGGCGGACGACAAGCAGGCATATTCGGAATTTGTGACCGCGGAGCGGTTGTAA
- a CDS encoding SDR family oxidoreductase — protein MPGVQDRVVVVTGAGGGLGREYALTLAKEGASVVVNDLGGARDGTGAGSAMADQVVAEIRDAGGRAVANYDSVATEEGAANIIKTALDEFGSVHGVVSNAGILRDGTFHKMSFENWDAVLKVHLYGGYNVIRAAWPHFREQNYGRVVVATSTSGLFGNFGQTNYGAAKLGLVGLINTLALEGAKYNIHSNAVAPIAATRMTQDIMPAEVLEKLTPEYVAPVVAYLCTEECGDNASVFVVGGGKVQRVALFQNDGANFHTPPSVQDVAAQWGEITDLSNVQKAGFKL, from the coding sequence ATGCCTGGAGTGCAGGATCGCGTCGTCGTCGTCACCGGAGCCGGCGGGGGATTGGGCCGCGAATACGCCCTCACGCTCGCCAAGGAGGGGGCCTCCGTGGTGGTCAATGACCTCGGAGGAGCCCGCGACGGAACCGGCGCGGGATCGGCGATGGCCGACCAGGTTGTCGCCGAGATTCGGGACGCGGGTGGTCGTGCGGTCGCCAACTATGACAGCGTCGCCACCGAGGAGGGCGCGGCGAACATCATCAAGACGGCGCTCGATGAGTTCGGTTCCGTGCACGGTGTGGTCAGCAACGCCGGCATCTTGCGGGACGGCACCTTTCACAAGATGTCGTTCGAAAACTGGGACGCGGTGCTCAAGGTCCATCTGTACGGCGGATACAACGTGATCCGCGCGGCCTGGCCGCACTTTCGCGAGCAGAACTACGGGCGGGTTGTCGTCGCCACCTCCACCAGCGGGTTGTTCGGCAACTTCGGTCAGACCAACTATGGTGCGGCCAAGCTTGGCCTGGTCGGCCTGATCAACACGCTTGCGTTAGAGGGCGCCAAGTACAACATTCACTCCAATGCCGTCGCCCCAATCGCGGCGACCAGGATGACCCAGGACATCATGCCGGCCGAGGTGCTGGAAAAGCTCACTCCGGAGTACGTGGCGCCGGTGGTGGCCTATCTGTGCACCGAGGAGTGTGGTGACAACGCGTCGGTGTTTGTCGTCGGTGGTGGCAAGGTGCAGCGGGTCGCGCTTTTTCAGAACGACGGGGCCAACTTCCACACACCGCCTTCGGTGCAGGATGTCGCGGCGCAGTGGGGCGAGATCACCGATCTGTCCAACGTGCAAAAAGCTGGCTTCAAGCTGTAG
- a CDS encoding NADPH:quinone oxidoreductase family protein, which yields MKACVVEELSGPSGIVYTEVDDVADDGKSIIIDVRAAGVCFPDLLLSKGEYQLKLPPPFVPGLETAGVVRSAPPRSGFRVGERVSAFGVLGCYAEQVAVPVTNVVRSPVELDDAESVSLLVNYNTMYFALARRAAMRPGDTVLVLGAAGGVGTAAVQIAKAMGAGRVIAVVHREGAVDYVGSLGADEVIPLADGWVQQVHEHTAGRGVDIVVDPIGGSSFEDAIRVLAVDGKLLVIGFAAGSIPTLAVNRLLIRNIGVLGVAWGEYLNRVPGSAGLFSWGLNHLVSRGLRPPPPQRYPLSEAQAALQSLADGGVLGKVVLEP from the coding sequence ATGAAAGCTTGTGTGGTAGAAGAGCTTTCCGGCCCGTCCGGCATCGTCTATACCGAGGTCGATGATGTTGCCGATGATGGCAAAAGCATCATCATCGATGTTCGGGCAGCCGGAGTTTGCTTTCCCGACCTGCTATTGAGCAAGGGTGAGTATCAGCTGAAGCTGCCGCCGCCGTTCGTGCCCGGGCTGGAAACCGCCGGGGTGGTCCGTTCCGCTCCGCCACGATCCGGCTTCCGTGTGGGCGAGCGGGTTTCGGCGTTCGGTGTGTTGGGCTGCTATGCCGAGCAAGTGGCGGTCCCGGTTACCAACGTGGTGCGCAGCCCGGTCGAGCTCGATGACGCGGAATCGGTGTCGTTGCTGGTCAACTACAACACCATGTACTTCGCGCTGGCCCGACGCGCCGCGATGCGGCCGGGGGACACCGTGCTGGTGCTCGGTGCCGCTGGCGGGGTAGGCACGGCTGCCGTCCAGATTGCCAAGGCGATGGGCGCGGGCCGAGTCATCGCCGTGGTGCACCGAGAGGGCGCGGTGGACTATGTCGGGTCGCTCGGCGCTGACGAGGTAATTCCGTTGGCGGACGGCTGGGTCCAGCAGGTGCACGAGCACACTGCCGGGCGCGGCGTGGATATCGTGGTCGATCCAATCGGAGGTTCCAGCTTCGAGGACGCGATTAGGGTGCTGGCGGTCGACGGCAAGCTGCTAGTCATCGGCTTTGCCGCTGGCAGCATCCCAACGCTCGCGGTGAACCGGCTATTGATTCGCAATATCGGCGTGCTGGGCGTCGCGTGGGGGGAATACCTCAATCGAGTTCCGGGCTCGGCGGGGTTGTTTTCCTGGGGCCTTAACCACTTGGTCTCTCGTGGCCTCAGGCCGCCTCCGCCACAGCGCTATCCGTTGTCCGAAGCTCAGGCGGCACTGCAGAGCCTCGCCGACGGCGGTGTGCTCGGGAAAGTCGTGCTCGAGCCGTAA
- a CDS encoding nuclear transport factor 2 family protein, translating to MTPFDDPQAELAWMFLQSMAEGGDLDEGFALLSDDFTYWSIITRSAFGKRTLRRAVEQRKKVFEVTIDLLRCVNEGETVVIEGESDGTTAEGVHYSSPFVCIFETRDGLIVSLREYSDTQSLAEVFPVGGATAAPR from the coding sequence ATGACTCCGTTCGACGATCCGCAGGCCGAACTGGCCTGGATGTTCTTGCAGAGCATGGCCGAGGGCGGGGATCTCGACGAAGGCTTCGCTTTGCTCAGCGACGACTTCACCTACTGGAGCATCATCACCCGTTCCGCCTTCGGCAAGCGGACGCTGCGCCGAGCGGTTGAGCAGCGCAAAAAGGTCTTCGAAGTCACCATCGATCTGCTCCGTTGCGTCAACGAGGGAGAAACGGTGGTGATCGAGGGCGAATCGGACGGCACCACCGCCGAAGGCGTCCACTACAGCAGCCCGTTCGTGTGCATCTTCGAAACGCGTGACGGCCTGATCGTCTCGCTACGCGAATACAGCGATACCCAATCGTTGGCCGAAGTGTTCCCGGTGGGCGGTGCTACCGCGGCACCACGCTGA